From Nerophis lumbriciformis linkage group LG09, RoL_Nlum_v2.1, whole genome shotgun sequence, one genomic window encodes:
- the ube2g1a gene encoding ubiquitin-conjugating enzyme E2 G1a isoform X1, whose amino-acid sequence MTEPQSALLLRRQLAELNKNPVEGFSAGLIEDNDLYRWEVLIIGPPDTLYEGGVFKAHLTFPKDYPLRPPKMKFITDIWHPNVDKNGDVCISILHEPGEDKYGYEKPEERWLPIHTVETIMISVISMLADPNGDSPANVDAASQVFSLPCRKSGGRTGTARLKEKLPAVYGKVKRLRLSDF is encoded by the exons ATGACAGAGCCTCAATCAGCGCTGCTACTCAGGAGACAGCTTGCAG AGTTAAATAAAAACCCAGTAGAAGGATTCTCAGCGGGTCTGATTGAGGATAATGATCTTTACAGATGGGAAGTACTGATCATCGGTCCACCAGACACACTTTA TGAAGGTGGTGTGTTTAAAGCTCATCTGACATTTCCCAAAGACTACCCTCTCAGGCCACCTAAAATGAAATTTATCACAGATATTTGGCATCCTAATG ttgaCAAGAATGGAGATGTATGTATTTCTATTTTACACGAACCTGGGGAAGACAAGTACGGCTATGAAAAACCAGAAGAGCGTTGGCTTCCCATCCATACGGTTGAAACGATCATGATCAGTGTTATCTCCATGTTGGCAGACCCAAACGGTGACTCTCCTGCCAATGTGGATGCCGCA TCTCAGGTGTTTTCCCTCCCGTGCAGAAAGAGTGGCGGGAGGACAGGCACGGCGCGTTTAAAAGAAAAGTTGCCCGCTGTGTACGGAAAAGTCAAGAGACTGCGTTTGAGTGACTTTTAG
- the ube2g1a gene encoding ubiquitin-conjugating enzyme E2 G1a isoform X2 encodes MTEPQSALLLRRQLAELNKNPVEGFSAGLIEDNDLYRWEVLIIGPPDTLYEGGVFKAHLTFPKDYPLRPPKMKFITDIWHPNVDKNGDVCISILHEPGEDKYGYEKPEERWLPIHTVETIMISVISMLADPNGDSPANVDAAKEWREDRHGAFKRKVARCVRKSQETAFE; translated from the exons ATGACAGAGCCTCAATCAGCGCTGCTACTCAGGAGACAGCTTGCAG AGTTAAATAAAAACCCAGTAGAAGGATTCTCAGCGGGTCTGATTGAGGATAATGATCTTTACAGATGGGAAGTACTGATCATCGGTCCACCAGACACACTTTA TGAAGGTGGTGTGTTTAAAGCTCATCTGACATTTCCCAAAGACTACCCTCTCAGGCCACCTAAAATGAAATTTATCACAGATATTTGGCATCCTAATG ttgaCAAGAATGGAGATGTATGTATTTCTATTTTACACGAACCTGGGGAAGACAAGTACGGCTATGAAAAACCAGAAGAGCGTTGGCTTCCCATCCATACGGTTGAAACGATCATGATCAGTGTTATCTCCATGTTGGCAGACCCAAACGGTGACTCTCCTGCCAATGTGGATGCCGCA AAAGAGTGGCGGGAGGACAGGCACGGCGCGTTTAAAAGAAAAGTTGCCCGCTGTGTACGGAAAAGTCAAGAGACTGCGTTTGAGTGA